A portion of the Pseudomonas sp. GR 6-02 genome contains these proteins:
- a CDS encoding acyltransferase family protein, with translation MSAKLETGSNRLFPLEAYRGIAAFIVLVHHFFLGFSPYTTGLLGDARNKDSLIGQPYFALFNGTAAVGFFFTLSGFVLCWSYFNHENPQKLLLAFLKRFPRLAATVTITTVASYCLFKLGFYYFHDASQLSLSPWLATFAYGWTPGFEPSFWGALTQGMTTFFTGVASYNTNLWTMKPEFYGSMIVFMLACFISVILEYRYLTYAFIIISISALFYNDFIFPFVAGTFLSVYLTKNKNEIPFLASIALIIFGLYLLGYMIPEKSYAWASVIPDIMKAHTQTLLHTLGSACIIFATMSNQKVFKNLNGKFLRGIGKISFPLYLVHTLVICSLSSYVYIKLANHGISNTQSLIIVFIVTATTSIALAVPLSRFDDWWVKQVNTITRKLLKEKQLVH, from the coding sequence ATGTCAGCAAAACTGGAAACTGGAAGCAATAGACTATTCCCCCTAGAAGCCTATAGGGGAATAGCTGCATTTATTGTGCTTGTTCACCATTTTTTTTTAGGGTTTTCCCCATATACAACTGGATTATTAGGGGACGCACGAAACAAAGACAGTTTAATAGGGCAGCCATATTTTGCTCTTTTTAACGGCACAGCAGCTGTCGGTTTTTTCTTCACCCTTTCCGGGTTTGTTTTATGCTGGTCCTATTTTAATCATGAAAACCCACAAAAACTGCTTCTGGCATTTCTTAAAAGATTTCCTAGACTGGCCGCCACAGTAACGATTACCACTGTCGCAAGCTACTGCTTATTCAAGCTTGGTTTTTACTATTTCCACGACGCTTCACAACTTAGCTTGAGCCCATGGCTTGCGACATTTGCTTACGGATGGACGCCAGGGTTTGAACCGAGCTTCTGGGGAGCTCTAACACAAGGAATGACAACTTTTTTCACAGGAGTAGCTAGCTACAATACAAACCTTTGGACTATGAAACCCGAATTTTACGGCAGCATGATTGTCTTTATGCTTGCATGCTTTATTTCAGTAATACTCGAATACCGCTACCTTACTTACGCCTTCATAATCATTTCAATATCAGCACTGTTCTATAACGACTTCATATTCCCCTTTGTTGCCGGTACATTTCTTTCTGTTTATCTGACCAAAAACAAAAATGAAATCCCCTTCCTCGCTTCCATAGCATTAATTATTTTCGGGTTATACTTGCTCGGATACATGATCCCGGAAAAATCATACGCTTGGGCTTCAGTCATCCCAGATATTATGAAAGCTCACACCCAAACCTTGCTCCACACACTTGGTTCTGCCTGCATAATATTCGCAACCATGAGCAATCAAAAGGTTTTTAAAAACCTGAACGGGAAATTTTTAAGGGGTATTGGAAAAATCAGTTTTCCACTCTATCTTGTCCATACCCTTGTGATCTGCTCACTATCAAGCTACGTATATATCAAACTTGCAAATCACGGAATCAGCAATACACAAAGCTTAATTATCGTATTTATTGTCACCGCTACCACTTCAATTGCATTAGCAGTACCACTCTCTCGCTTTGATGACTGGTGGGTTAAGCAGGTTAACACCATCACACGAAAACTATTGAAAGAGAAACAATTAGTCCATTGA
- a CDS encoding ABC transporter permease — MLNNSITAAMADIATAVKRYSLVGMLGWQDVRQRYRRSAVGPFWLTISMGVMIGTIGLVFGQIFNSPMKDFLPFLAAGMILWSFISTCVLEGCTSLIAAESIIKQLPIPLFVHILRTIWRNTLILAHNIVIFPLVLLAVQKPLGLGALLSVPGFALLVLNLAWICLILSLLCARYRDLPQIIASALQIAFYLTPIMWLPSLLPGRAGTYLLDLNPIYHLIQIVRAPLLGQDVSTVSWCVAGGMALFGWCIAIIIYGLYKRRIAYWL, encoded by the coding sequence ATGCTAAACAACTCAATTACCGCCGCCATGGCAGATATAGCGACAGCTGTAAAGCGCTATTCTCTGGTAGGCATGCTCGGATGGCAGGATGTACGTCAACGGTATAGACGCTCTGCTGTCGGACCGTTTTGGCTAACCATCAGCATGGGCGTTATGATTGGTACCATTGGCCTCGTATTTGGCCAAATATTTAACTCCCCCATGAAAGACTTTCTGCCATTTCTTGCAGCAGGTATGATTCTCTGGAGTTTTATTTCTACCTGCGTGCTAGAGGGCTGCACCAGCCTCATCGCCGCAGAAAGCATTATCAAACAACTCCCCATCCCATTATTCGTGCATATTTTACGCACAATATGGCGCAATACTTTGATCCTCGCGCACAACATCGTCATTTTCCCGCTTGTACTGCTGGCTGTTCAGAAGCCATTGGGTCTTGGAGCACTGTTGAGTGTCCCGGGCTTTGCACTGCTTGTTCTCAATCTGGCATGGATCTGCTTGATATTGAGCCTTTTATGCGCTCGATATCGCGATCTCCCGCAGATCATTGCGAGCGCCTTGCAAATTGCCTTTTACTTGACGCCAATCATGTGGCTTCCAAGCCTGCTACCAGGACGAGCCGGCACTTATTTACTGGATTTGAACCCCATCTATCACCTCATACAAATCGTCAGGGCCCCCTTGCTCGGACAGGATGTGAGCACTGTTAGCTGGTGCGTGGCCGGGGGCATGGCTCTGTTTGGCTGGTGCATAGCGATCATCATCTATGGCCTCTATAAACGTCGCATTGCTTATTGGCTCTAA
- a CDS encoding glycosyltransferase family 4 protein, translating into MILSRIKMLVGPFLPGAASRQRTVDYTLLDLSGLFDREWYLATNTDIAASGADPIAHYLEHGWKEGRNPSAFFDGAWYVVHNPDVAQADINPLLHYVRSGQSEGRAPNAFFDSDWYRRFIVRTEEDGECTPFAFFWSRDAAMHPPLPELQPLYACRTNVPKDARDQYMRLVAAAQPWWARFGRDKFAIIVALFSPYEDHPGIGTESADTIERLIAFLTAAWKMEIAPGPLFSVEHYRRIIQNRGLVLQDGETLLQHFLREGIDKRIVPTPYFDENYYYAQYPSVVAAYTWAFEHFISRGVFEGARASSLPQLIVAQPPSMRDGEARLNNWKYFLSSCGNGGDLGELYRGVPHYSQVIEDILHSTVFAKTISRALMIEPAIGDVSDISDVHVAPLHDGRNLARRALRELFERDHYDMIVCVPWIRTGGADLVACQICEAVSLAFPNKSVLLLRTDQPNFDRPEWVSAGVDVVDASSVFRDLPPLQAQTLLYSLFMGLAPSWIININSRLCWDVMARFGTQLSESIDLYSYLFCWDQTASGYRAGYPSEFFPGTASHLRAVFTDTIHMKNELAKIYNLPASLSERIVPLFSPSRGDIGGQTATEESIKTESKRLRRRVLWAGRLDRQKRFDLVQEIAHKMPEVDFLCWGAPLLNSPPDYSRSPANLILHEGFSSYDELPLYDADLWLFTSDWEGMPTIIIELALRGVSIVASAVGGVPELIDEQTGWPVDGVRSVDDYVGAIHAALEAPHERIVRAQRLRERARSRHSMQAYAKQVSDVLNEKVGA; encoded by the coding sequence ATGATTTTATCGAGAATCAAGATGTTGGTGGGGCCGTTCTTGCCGGGTGCGGCCAGCCGCCAGAGAACGGTCGATTATACATTGTTGGATCTGTCCGGTTTATTTGACCGGGAGTGGTATCTAGCAACGAACACTGACATCGCCGCGAGCGGAGCTGATCCGATTGCGCACTATCTCGAGCACGGATGGAAAGAAGGGCGTAACCCGAGCGCGTTCTTTGACGGGGCCTGGTATGTCGTTCACAACCCCGATGTTGCACAGGCGGACATCAATCCATTGCTGCATTACGTCCGTTCTGGGCAGAGTGAAGGGCGCGCACCGAATGCCTTCTTTGACTCTGACTGGTATAGGCGATTCATCGTCCGGACGGAAGAGGACGGGGAATGCACGCCATTCGCGTTCTTCTGGTCGCGTGACGCGGCCATGCATCCGCCATTGCCTGAACTCCAGCCGCTTTATGCGTGTCGGACCAACGTGCCGAAGGACGCTCGTGACCAGTACATGCGACTTGTTGCAGCGGCCCAGCCATGGTGGGCGCGATTCGGTCGCGACAAATTCGCGATTATAGTGGCGCTGTTCTCGCCTTACGAAGATCATCCGGGAATCGGTACAGAAAGCGCTGACACCATCGAGCGTCTGATCGCCTTTCTGACGGCCGCATGGAAAATGGAAATCGCACCGGGCCCCCTATTCAGCGTGGAGCATTACCGACGCATCATCCAGAACCGTGGTCTTGTGCTGCAGGACGGGGAGACTCTCCTGCAGCATTTCCTTCGCGAGGGCATTGACAAGCGGATCGTTCCCACACCCTATTTCGACGAGAATTACTATTACGCACAATATCCGTCTGTAGTTGCAGCCTACACGTGGGCGTTCGAGCATTTTATCAGCCGGGGTGTATTTGAAGGGGCGCGTGCGTCAAGTCTGCCGCAGCTGATTGTCGCTCAACCACCATCCATGCGGGACGGCGAAGCGCGTCTTAACAATTGGAAGTACTTCCTGTCATCCTGCGGTAATGGCGGCGATCTGGGTGAGCTGTATCGTGGTGTGCCTCACTACTCGCAGGTCATCGAAGATATCCTTCATTCCACAGTATTCGCGAAGACGATAAGTCGCGCGTTGATGATTGAGCCCGCCATCGGTGACGTATCGGACATCAGCGACGTGCATGTAGCGCCGCTCCACGACGGTCGCAATTTAGCTCGTCGTGCTCTGCGCGAGCTGTTCGAGCGCGATCACTACGATATGATCGTATGCGTGCCTTGGATTCGCACGGGAGGCGCCGATTTGGTTGCATGCCAGATTTGCGAAGCGGTGTCCCTGGCGTTTCCCAACAAGTCGGTTTTACTGCTCCGTACCGATCAGCCAAACTTCGACCGCCCGGAATGGGTATCTGCTGGTGTCGACGTTGTCGATGCATCAAGCGTATTCCGGGATCTTCCGCCCCTCCAGGCGCAAACTCTGCTGTACAGTCTGTTCATGGGACTCGCGCCGTCCTGGATCATCAACATCAACAGCCGGTTATGCTGGGACGTGATGGCGCGCTTCGGAACACAGTTGTCCGAAAGCATCGATTTGTATTCCTACCTCTTCTGCTGGGATCAGACGGCAAGCGGCTATCGCGCCGGCTACCCGAGCGAATTCTTCCCGGGAACGGCGAGCCATCTGCGAGCTGTGTTCACCGACACGATCCATATGAAGAACGAACTGGCGAAGATCTACAACCTGCCTGCGTCACTCTCCGAGCGGATTGTTCCACTGTTCTCGCCGTCGCGTGGGGATATCGGCGGGCAAACGGCGACCGAAGAAAGTATCAAGACCGAGAGTAAACGCCTACGCCGAAGGGTACTGTGGGCCGGCCGTCTCGATCGGCAGAAGCGATTCGATCTTGTGCAGGAGATCGCGCACAAGATGCCTGAGGTCGATTTCCTGTGCTGGGGAGCGCCGCTGCTCAATTCTCCGCCGGATTACAGCCGCTCTCCGGCTAACCTGATTCTGCATGAAGGCTTTTCATCCTACGACGAATTACCGCTGTACGATGCGGATCTCTGGCTGTTCACGTCGGACTGGGAAGGCATGCCGACGATAATCATCGAGCTCGCGCTACGCGGCGTCAGTATAGTCGCGAGCGCTGTGGGCGGGGTTCCCGAGCTGATCGACGAGCAGACTGGGTGGCCGGTTGACGGTGTTCGCAGTGTCGACGATTATGTCGGCGCAATTCATGCTGCGCTTGAAGCGCCTCACGAACGAATTGTCCGGGCGCAGCGTCTGCGAGAACGGGCACGTAGTCGGCACAGCATGCAGGCCTATGCGAAGCAAGTGTCGGATGTTCTGAATGAAAAGGTGGGTGCGTGA
- a CDS encoding ABC transporter ATP-binding protein, with translation MACIEFHNACVDFPIYNASSRSLKKQLIQVATGGKLSANDQGRVIVRALEDLTFSLNDGDRVGLLGHNGAGKSTLLRLLSGVYAPSAGTASISGEVASLIDISLGIDPEASGRENIFMRGILLGMTKSDIAEKLDEIIEFSELGDFIDLPVRTYSSGMHLRLAFAVSTTIRPEILIMDEWLSVGDEGFKHKAEARMNELVQATSILVIASHSRDLVLHTCNRVIWLEHGKIKMDSDPETVTRAYFGH, from the coding sequence ATGGCTTGTATTGAATTTCATAACGCATGCGTTGATTTCCCTATCTACAACGCAAGTTCTCGCTCTCTGAAAAAGCAACTGATTCAAGTCGCTACAGGCGGCAAACTCAGTGCCAACGACCAAGGCCGAGTGATCGTCAGAGCACTGGAGGACCTTACTTTCTCCCTCAATGACGGAGACCGGGTTGGATTGCTCGGTCATAACGGCGCTGGCAAAAGCACATTACTCAGACTGCTGAGCGGTGTATACGCCCCCTCCGCTGGCACCGCCAGTATCAGCGGCGAAGTCGCTTCCCTCATTGATATTTCATTAGGGATAGACCCGGAGGCATCCGGCAGGGAAAACATCTTCATGCGCGGCATCCTGCTTGGGATGACAAAAAGCGATATTGCAGAAAAACTCGACGAAATCATTGAGTTTTCAGAACTGGGTGACTTCATTGACCTGCCGGTACGCACGTACTCTTCCGGCATGCACTTGCGCCTGGCCTTTGCGGTATCGACGACCATCAGACCTGAAATATTGATCATGGACGAATGGCTGTCGGTAGGAGACGAAGGCTTCAAGCACAAAGCAGAAGCCCGGATGAACGAACTGGTCCAAGCCACCAGCATTTTGGTGATAGCCAGCCACTCCCGTGACCTGGTGCTGCATACATGCAATCGGGTCATTTGGCTGGAGCACGGCAAAATAAAAATGGACTCGGACCCCGAAACAGTTACCCGAGCTTATTTTGGCCACTAA
- a CDS encoding glycosyltransferase family A protein, with protein MEVSAIMTAHREGVLSGPSISSFREAIDHARDQGITVEPIVVLDRPDALTRTMFADADRWGAKVVLTDFGDPALARNHGISLASGRYATFLDADDLWSFNWLVAAHRFCTEMGRPVIAHSQLSIIFGRERLFWLHVDSDHPDFDLDYLQIGNYWEALSFAPREIYADFPFRKNELASGYGHEDWHWNCTTLSKGFPHKPVPDTVHMIRRRHGTQSSRANNSDVVPWPTELVRFSR; from the coding sequence ATGGAAGTTTCCGCAATTATGACGGCCCATAGAGAAGGAGTGCTTAGCGGCCCGTCGATCTCGAGCTTCCGCGAGGCAATCGATCATGCAAGAGATCAAGGCATTACTGTCGAACCAATCGTCGTGCTTGATCGTCCCGATGCGTTGACCCGCACCATGTTCGCCGACGCGGATCGCTGGGGAGCGAAGGTCGTCTTGACCGATTTTGGCGACCCGGCACTCGCTCGAAATCATGGGATCAGCCTGGCTTCGGGGCGCTACGCGACCTTTCTGGATGCGGACGACCTCTGGAGCTTCAACTGGCTCGTCGCCGCGCACCGTTTCTGTACTGAGATGGGTAGACCGGTCATCGCTCATTCGCAATTGAGCATCATCTTCGGGCGTGAGCGGCTGTTCTGGTTGCATGTTGATTCGGACCACCCGGATTTCGACCTGGATTATCTACAGATTGGCAATTATTGGGAGGCATTGTCGTTCGCGCCGCGCGAGATCTATGCGGATTTCCCGTTCCGCAAGAACGAACTGGCGTCGGGGTATGGGCACGAGGATTGGCACTGGAACTGTACGACTCTTTCGAAAGGCTTTCCGCATAAGCCCGTACCGGACACAGTGCATATGATACGCCGCCGACATGGAACACAAAGTTCGCGTGCGAATAATAGCGACGTCGTCCCGTGGCCGACCGAACTCGTGCGTTTTTCGCGTTGA
- a CDS encoding polysaccharide biosynthesis protein encodes MDKVRRVLLGLPRRQKRLIQVATDVVLVWVALWLAFIVRLGIDDMYNPLKSHFWLFVSASIIAIPLFVRFGMYRAVMRYFGNDALIAIVKAVSLSSLILAVVVYWYSNHEVVVPRSIIFNYWWLSLVIIGGLRLCMRQYFMGDWFTAAQHVPFVNRDDGLTKVAIYGAGVAGNQLVAALRMGRVMRPVAFIDDDSSIADRSIAGLQVFKPKHIQQMIDVTGAQEILLALPSSTRARRREILNFLEDFPLHVRSVPNFTDLASGRVKVDDIQEVDIADLLGRDSVPAQPDLLARCVKGKTVLVTGAGGSIGSELCRQIFSLGPTTLLLFDHSEFNLYSILSELEHRIARESLSVRLLPILGSIRHPHKLLDVMKTWNVDTVYHAAAYKHVPMVEHNIAEGVLNNVIGTLNTAQAALEAGVANFVLISTDKAVRPTNVMGSTKRLAELTLQALSRELAPVLFGDKSNVSRVNKTRFTMVRFGNVLGSSGSVIPRFHSQIKSGGPLTVTHPKITRYFMTIPEAAQLVIQAGSMGQGGDVFVLDMGEPVKIIELAEKMIHLSGLSIRSEKNPQGDIAIEFTGLRPGEKLYEELLIGDNVSATRHPMIMSAKEDHLPWEVLKRNLMELLSAVERDDYSRVRQLLRDTVSGYAPDGEIVDLIYQQRRLET; translated from the coding sequence ATGGATAAAGTACGGAGAGTTTTGCTGGGTTTGCCTCGTAGGCAAAAAAGACTGATACAGGTCGCCACCGATGTGGTTTTGGTGTGGGTCGCTTTGTGGCTGGCCTTTATCGTCCGCCTCGGCATCGACGACATGTACAATCCGCTAAAGTCGCATTTCTGGCTGTTCGTCAGTGCCTCGATTATTGCCATTCCCCTTTTCGTACGCTTTGGCATGTACCGCGCCGTCATGCGCTACTTCGGCAATGACGCGCTGATTGCCATCGTCAAGGCAGTCAGTCTGTCCTCGCTGATCCTCGCCGTGGTGGTCTACTGGTACAGCAATCACGAAGTCGTGGTGCCGCGCTCCATCATCTTCAATTATTGGTGGCTAAGCCTGGTAATCATTGGCGGCCTGCGTCTGTGCATGCGTCAGTATTTCATGGGCGATTGGTTCACCGCTGCGCAGCATGTACCGTTTGTCAATCGAGACGATGGTTTGACCAAGGTCGCCATTTACGGTGCTGGCGTCGCGGGCAACCAGTTGGTTGCAGCGTTGCGCATGGGGCGCGTGATGCGTCCTGTGGCGTTTATCGATGACGACTCCTCTATCGCGGATCGCTCGATTGCCGGGTTGCAGGTCTTTAAGCCCAAGCATATTCAGCAGATGATCGACGTGACTGGTGCTCAGGAAATCCTTCTGGCGTTGCCGTCTTCGACTCGTGCGCGGCGTAGGGAGATTCTCAATTTTCTGGAGGACTTCCCGCTCCATGTGCGCAGTGTTCCGAATTTCACTGATCTGGCCAGTGGCCGGGTCAAGGTGGACGACATTCAGGAGGTCGACATTGCTGACCTGTTGGGGCGGGATTCGGTGCCGGCGCAGCCTGATTTGTTGGCTCGATGCGTCAAGGGCAAGACGGTTTTGGTGACGGGGGCGGGCGGTTCGATCGGTTCCGAACTCTGTCGTCAGATTTTCTCCCTGGGGCCAACCACGCTGTTGTTGTTCGATCATAGCGAATTCAATCTCTACAGCATTTTGTCAGAGCTCGAGCATCGTATTGCTCGTGAGTCGTTGTCTGTCCGATTGTTGCCGATACTGGGGTCGATTCGTCATCCCCATAAACTTCTGGATGTGATGAAGACCTGGAATGTGGACACGGTTTATCACGCGGCGGCCTATAAGCACGTGCCGATGGTTGAGCACAACATTGCCGAAGGTGTGCTGAACAATGTGATCGGGACGCTCAATACGGCTCAGGCTGCATTGGAGGCAGGTGTTGCAAACTTTGTGCTGATCTCGACCGATAAGGCTGTACGCCCGACCAATGTCATGGGTAGCACCAAACGGCTGGCCGAGTTGACCTTGCAGGCCCTCAGTCGTGAGTTGGCACCGGTGTTGTTCGGGGACAAGTCCAATGTGTCCCGGGTCAACAAGACCCGTTTCACCATGGTGCGGTTCGGTAATGTGTTGGGCTCGTCTGGCTCGGTAATTCCGCGCTTTCACAGCCAAATCAAATCAGGCGGGCCCTTGACGGTTACCCATCCGAAGATTACCCGTTACTTCATGACCATTCCCGAGGCGGCACAACTGGTAATACAGGCCGGCTCAATGGGGCAGGGCGGTGACGTGTTTGTGCTGGACATGGGAGAGCCGGTCAAGATCATTGAGCTGGCGGAGAAGATGATTCACCTGTCTGGCTTGAGCATTCGCTCGGAGAAAAATCCGCAAGGCGATATTGCCATCGAGTTCACTGGACTGCGTCCTGGGGAAAAGCTTTACGAAGAGTTGCTGATCGGCGACAACGTGTCCGCTACCCGGCACCCGATGATCATGAGTGCCAAAGAGGACCATTTGCCTTGGGAAGTGCTCAAGCGCAACTTGATGGAGTTGCTGTCTGCCGTTGAGCGGGATGATTATTCGCGGGTTCGCCAACTTCTGCGTGACACTGTCAGTGGTTACGCGCCGGATGGTGAAATCGTCGACTTGATTTACCAGCAGCGTCGCCTCGAGACCTGA